In one Pseudothermotoga sp. genomic region, the following are encoded:
- a CDS encoding cold-shock protein, whose product MRGTVKWFDPKKGYGFITKKEGGDVFVHWSAVEMEGFKTLKEGQEVEFEIQEGPKGPQAAHVKVVK is encoded by the coding sequence ATGAGAGGTACTGTTAAGTGGTTTGACCCCAAAAAGGGGTACGGTTTTATAACCAAGAAGGAGGGTGGAGACGTCTTCGTCCACTGGTCAGCTGTGGAAATGGAAGGCTTCAAAACCCTCAAGGAAGGTCAGGAAGTCGAGTTTGAAATTCAAGAAGGTCCTAAAGGTCCCCAGGCTGCTCATGTTAAGGTTGTTAAGTGA